A stretch of the Theileria equi strain WA chromosome 1, complete sequence genome encodes the following:
- a CDS encoding hypothetical protein (encoded by transcript BEWA_026230A): MEQIYDENAQLDQVSESDLLGQVPGGSVESFDTVQSESESTEGQHSESDTKISGDEVTQENVKSEEDVQADEETEPLKIEVVAKCAECGDVEGVLITCEGCKLMYHNECLLEAFRPKVLAGWTCPQCQWKESKAAEAVPKEESEAQQAVPVVKNGRPGRSSMSPSRVPEDVAERKRKKPASEGSNFATKINIGFNHQVPFTPAFFLDDSYNSRNTRHEWARLMYSPYQLEKIRRRKIQEGCQDAVVKNEFELANFIQMCAKSWKNSPGWHPFSPEFAYKILHFADYDPNKALKFMNDPNFNFSCVCDPPTRRYDNKWKPKDRRGQVPTSPYPPPVTLRGYLLRRHTVSANKQNT, from the exons ATGGAGCAAATCTATGATGAAAATGCACAGCTCGACCAAGTTTCCGAGAGTGACTTGCTCGGGCAGGTCCCTGGTGGTAGCGTCGAGTCCTTTGATACTGTTCAATCCGAAAGCGAGTCCACAGAGGGACAACACAGCGAATCCGATACCAAAATAAGTGGAGATGAAGTTACAcaagaaaatgtaaagagtGAGGAGGATGTACAGGCTGATGAAGAAACAGAG CCACTCAAGATCGAAGTTGTCGCAAAATGCGCAGAATGTGGTGACGTAGAAGGTGTTTTAATAACCTGTGAAGGTTGCAAGCTCATGTATCATAATGAATGTTTGTTGGAAGCCTTCAGGCCAAAAGTCTTGGCTGGGTGGACATGCCCACAATGTCAGTGGAAGGAATCAAAGGCAGCTGAAGCTGTTCCAAAGGAAGAGTCTGAAGCTCAGCAGGCGGTCCCGGTTGTCAAAAATGGACGTCCTGGGAGATCTTCAATGAGCCCAAGTAGAGTCCCAGAAGATGTAGCTGAACgcaagaggaagaagccAGCCTCTGAGGGTTCAAATTTCGCCACAAAAATCAACATTGGATTTAACCATCAAGTACCATTCACACCCGCATTTTTCCTAGATGACTCGTACAATTCACGGAATACGAGACATGAATGGGCAAGGCTGATGTACTCACCATATCAGCTTGAAAAAATTAGACGCAGAAAGATTCAGGAAGGCTGCCAAGATGCAGTTGTCAAGAACGAGTTTGAAT TGGCCAATTTTATTCAAATGTGCGCCAAGAGCTGGAAAAACAGCCCTGGATGGCATCCATTTTCGCCAGAATTTGCATATAAAATTTTGCACTTTGCGGACTATGACCCAAACAAGGCACTCAAGTTTATGAACGACCCCAACTTTAACTTTTCGTGCGTTTGTGACCCCCCTACTCGTCGCTATGACAACAAATGGAAGCCAAAGGATAGGAGAGGTCAAGTGCCTACAAGTCCGTACCCACCACCGGTCACACTTCGCGGATATCTACTCAGAAGACACACTGTATCAGCAAATAAGCAAAATACCTAA
- a CDS encoding hypothetical protein (encoded by transcript BEWA_026240A), translating into MDALEYDEEFLYSLRVNDLEEAVKLLNAKVISGPNYANEDGNTALHYASANNLVDAIRFLLEECKVNYVVYNKSGNSPLQWAIQTKAKDAVQEILKHDYRVHREEYEQKGLKLDCKDETKRDVSPESVRGFVALVHSIKKGRTFRLSRELGNGERLDEDAQVLYGVTKVSVYYWVGDGNHERPLLLEVETEDGHKKYYYKYGGEPTPHIWKLNIGKHSLQVRLDDRNCGINNAVVFNIENSESGSLPKNSESDCIKSRKIELGGFQHLAGSNYVSKAHRITDLDGKYIDTKISRVTLNDRSTDIDPTKYGPVSQIRLYSYQGSGNVPLMIEFIEHGTKKTTFYESTDRNHLSWREVGSGNSFYDDGGLPLPALSEKLDEVLCYHYSNVTLDISYTKSRSGQPYCCEHHKEDRDKRVTVTPGEITVDSSPMTKYYKHSIKNGENISGIKFYENGGQDKRNKINLLGSPFPISVKSVYVFYCTGDSPSLIYVDTGNPTARGWYKDIGSQWVWNPKLSVINSNDIDGKLTCAKWTRLKEVLKECNCTSLNDCSDPNKADEEKELKRQEDKAQRERTQAITIHKQPDTTLPTVKPRLSSGSNGSGSSSDEGRSSSSGYSSSSPQIQVQTQTDSGVTIKLKENQKVNNGGTPHKYKDTLGGKDITVIRSETYSGFYKYTHTLTTSSKLEKIEDDSNQPIPGPTNINNVSSVAAYYWIHETTKNPLLIEIDDSGDFKYYENIGNVWSKYEHTSESTGKLNDTQLVHRLTLLNCEINDVVKIDVGKRSSYDPCNERDNRPNYKHTNDKIVVFKDTNASKNLLSYSVYTHRLKTIGTSTQNFHIAGFKDSYRGTLTGISHVTILDVKEVKVYICDRPLLIYLDTSSRSYFRKWYKYDGSGNWTVVSIKDNPSYNKDYDKILGILDGLNSACSPPEVTIDIEKKKGRYRDPNSIRRVMIEVEKTEGSSQKGDPPEHYNRYDHIVVGKEDSYFTLSGLLYNGNGHENKISAISTMESVTSVSVYYWQHLPTGRPLLLRIEQAKSKSDPTGAKTYTWYENTGEDGNKKWEKWENGSTDGLQNKLTLINCRINHVTVIDISKKSNEQYCHEGDEHKPWLIKVENAKHDEPYKKLESLAIYKHSRPSGGKFHISGFRNGSTDITLQDLTPSLPALYVEEVFVYFCGSTKDGKPLVMNFKRSTNGKPNDQEEDVWYKQPPGKDEGHWVKLDPNEKPKEGTSRDASPEGNNPAGPPSTPLPPAPGEPAALGAEAGILAGASLYGIISGPLSGSAGLTGLETPLQDEWKLDSVAREFYGIVEYTDAYKEINRIDLLKKNLFGNSPLSDAFNSNDLDILQVILEHPVAGVLEEAQGVSMEEEEEDAKTTGPQKHDIIIHNFKFGDSNVKIREMAIRGSEILDAKNAEFDLSGEIVWESSIVASQWLSMLIKTGSLSGRNVLELGAGCGLLGLAVHACGLNSGSPLDVLLTDYSTQTMDNLKFNVDLNGSNVKIAQLEWNDDKTWPKVPYPCIIGSDLVYESDLVKPLCNVVSQLLSKPDGEFFYVFKSTRNGADLLPKELESHGLLVEMQPAPKEFMVNPLVDKDQYELVELLVREDECMDEE; encoded by the exons ATGGACGCATTGGAATATGACGAAGAATTCCTCTACTCTCTCAGAGTAAACGACCTGGAAGAGGCGGTAAAACTCCTGAATGCAAAGGTGATATCGGGACCAAATTATGCAAATGAAGATGGGAATACGGCACTTCATTATGCATCAGCAAATAATCTAGTCGATGCCATAAGATTCCTACTCGAGGAGTGCAAAGTCAATTATGTAGTATACAACAAGTCTGGCAATTCACCTCTTCAGTGGGCCATACAGACTAAAGCAAAGGATGCTGTTCAAGAAATTTTGAAACATGATTACAGAGTGCATAGAGAAGAGTATGAACAAAAAGGACTAAAACTAGATTGCAAAGATG AAACCAAACGAGATGTTAGCCCTGAATCCGTCAGGGGTTTTGTTGCccttgttcattccatcAAGAAAGGACGGACATTTAGGCTAAGTAGAGAACTAGGCAATGGTGAGAGACTAGATGAGGATGCACAAGTTCTATATGGTGTTACTAAGGTATcagtatattactgggTTGGTGATGGAAACCATGAAAGGCCACTTCTCTTGGAAGTAGAGACTGAAGATGGTCATAAGAAGTACTACTACAAATATGGTGGCGAACCAACTCCACACATTTGGAAGCTCAATATAGGTAAGCATTCACTACAGGTCCGACTTGATGACAGAAACTGCGGTATAAACAATGCTGTCGTGTTTAACATAGAAAATTCAGAATCTGGATCTCTCCCTAAAAACTCTGAATCTGATTGCATAAAGAGCAGAAAGATAGAACTTGGTGGTTTTCAACATCTTGCTGGTAGTAACTATGTTTCTAAAGCACATAGAATAACTGATCTTGACGGTAAATATATTGACACAAAGATATCAAGAGTAACTTTGAATGATAGATCTACTGATATTGATCCCACTAAGTACGGTCCAGTTTCTCAAATAAGACTCTACTCCTATCAAGGTAGTGGAAATGTACCTCTTATGATTGAATTTATAGAGCATGGTACTAAAAAGACCACCTTTTATGAGAGTACAGATCGGAATCATCTTAGTTGGAGAGAAGTCGGTAGTGGTAACAGCTTCTATGATGACGGAGGTCTCCCATTACCTGCTCTTTCTGAAAAGCTTGACGAGGTATTATGCTATCACTATAGTAATGTTACATTGGATATATCCTACACCAAATCTAGATCGGGACAACCATATTGTTGTGAACATCATAAAGAGGATAGGGATAAAAGAGTAACTGTCACCCCTGGAGAGATAACAGTAGATAGTTCTCCAATGACTAAGTACTACAAGCATTccattaaaaatggagagaaCATATCTGGTATTAAATTTTATGAGAATGGCGGTCAGGATAAAAGGAATAAGATAAACCTTTTAGGATCACCATTTCCAATATCTGTAAAGAGTGTTTATGTATTTTACTGCACAGGGGACAGTCCATCGCTCATATACGTCGATACTGGAAACCCTACAGCAAGAGGTTGGTATAAGGATATTGGTAGTCAGTGGGTGTGGAACCCGAAACTTAGTGTTATAAACTCTAATGACATAGATGGTAAGCTTACTTGTGCGAAGTGGACTAGGCTAAAAGAGGTGCTCAAAGAATGTAATTGTACTTCCTTAAATGATTGCTCCGATCCTAATAAAGCTGATGAGGAAAAGGAACTCAAACGACAAGAGGATAAAGCACAAAGAGAACGAACTCAGGCGATAACTATACATAAACAACCAGATACTACTCTTCCTACAGTTAAACCTAGACTCTCTTCAGGTTCTAATGGTTCCGGAAGTAGTAGTGATGAAGGAAGATCTTCTAGTAGCGGTTATAGTTCATCCTCACCACAGATTCAAGTACAAACACAAACAGATTCtggagtaaccattaagCTTAAAGAAAACCAAAAGGTAAATAATGGCGGAACTCctcataaatataaagataCTCTTGGTGGTAAAGATATTACTGTCATAAGATCTGAAACGTACTCTGGCTTCTACAAGTATACTCATACCTTAACAACATCATCAAAACTCGAAAAAATAGAAGATGATAGCAATCAACCTATTCCAGGACCTACCAATATAAATAATGTCTCATCAGTTGcagcttattactggaTACACGAGACCACTAAGAATCCATTGCTAATTGAGATAGACGATAGCGGTGATTTTAAGtactatgaaaatataGGGAATGTCTGGAGTAAGTATGAGCATACATCAGAATCAACAGGTAAACTAAATGATACCCAGCTTGTCCATAGGCTAACCTTGCTCAATTGTGAGATCAACGATGTTGTTAAAATAGATGTTGGAAAACGGAGTAGTTATGATCCTTGTAATGAACGAGATAATAGACCAAATTATAAGCATACTAACGACAAGATCGTTGTTTTCAAAGATACTAATGCATCCAAAAATTTACTAAGCTACTCTGTTTACACTCATAGGCTCAAGACAATTGGTACATCtacacaaaattttcacatAGCAGGTTTTAAAGATTCTTATAGAGGGACTCTTACTGGAATTTCACATGTTACGATCCTAGATGTGAAAGAAGTTAAAGTTTATATCTGTGATAGACCTCTACTGATATATCTCGATACTAGTTCGAGGAGTTACTTCAGGAAATGGTATAAATATGACGGTAGTGGTAATTGGACAGTAGTTTCTATTAAAGATAATCCTTCATACAACAAAGATTACGATAAGATACTTGGAATACTAGACGGACTGAATAGCGCGTGTTCTCCCCCTGAGGTCACTATTGATATTGAGAAAAAGAAAGGTCGATACAGAGATCCTAATTCCATCAGGAGAGTAATGATAGAAGTTGAAAAGACCGAAGGTTCAAGTCAAAAGGGGGATCCTCCAGAGCATTACAATAGGTATGATCATATAGTAGttggtaaagaagataGTTACTTTACACTCTCTGGACTTTtatataatggaaatggTCATGAGAATAAGATCAGCGCTATAAGTACTATGGAAAGTGTTACTTCAGTCTCTGTCTACTATTGGCAGCATCTTCCTACCGGGAGACCTTTACTCCTAAGAATTGAGCAAGCTAAGAGTAAGAGTGATCCCACAGGCGCTAAGACATATACTTGGTACGAGAATACAGgtgaagatggaaataaaaagTGGGAGAAATGGGAAAATGGATCCACAGATGGCCTCCAAAATAAACTGACTCTCATTAATTGCCGTATTAATCATGTAACTGTaattgacatttcaaagaaaTCTAATGAACAATACTGCCATGAAGGTGATGAACATAAACCTTGGCTAATTAAGGTTGAGAATGCCAAACATGATGAACCCTATAAAAAATTGGAAAGCCTTGCAATATACAAACATTCTAGACCAAGTGGAGGAAAGTTTCACATATCTGGTTTTAGAAATGGATCTACGGATATTACTCTTCAAGATCTTACTCCATCTTTACCTGCACTGTATGTAGAAGAAGTCTTTGTCTATTTTTGCGGTTCTACTAAAGATGGCAAACCTCTGGTGATGAACTTTAAACGTAGTACTAATGGTAAACCAAACGACCAAGAGGAGGATGTATGGTACAAGCAACCTCCTGGAAAAGATGAGGGTCATTGGGTCAAACTAGATCCTAATGAAAAGCCCAAAGAAGGTACTAGTAGAGATGCTTCTCCTGAAGGTAATAATCCTGCTGGACCTCCTTCTACTCCTCTACCTCCTGCTCCCGGAGAACCTGCCGCTCTTGGTGCTGAAGCTGGTATTCTCGCTGGCGCTAGCCTGTATGGTATCATATCTGGCCCTCTTTCCGGATCCGctggtcttactggacttg AAACTCCACTACAAGATGAATGGAAACTTGATTCAGTAGCAAGGGAATTCTACGGCATTGTAGAATATACCGATGCATATAAAGAAATTAATCGCATAGACTTGCTAAAAAAGAACCTTTTCGGTAATAGTCCCCTATCTGATGCCTTTAACTCGAATGATCTCGACATATTGCAAGTTATCCTAGAACACCCCGTGGCTGGTGTATTGGAAGAGGCTCAAGGTGTTTctatggaggaagaagaagaagatgcCAAAACTACAGGCCCACAAAAACACGACATTATCATTCACAACTTCAAATTTGGTGATTCAAATGTCAAGATAAGAGAAATGGCAATACGTGGGAGCGAAATATTAGATGCCAAAAATGCAGAGTTTGACCTCTCAGGAGAAATTGTCTGGGAATCCTCAATCGTGGCATCACAATGGCTTAGCATGTTGATTAAAACTGGAAGTTTGAGTGGAAGGAATGTACTAGAGCTTGGTGCTGGATGTGGTCTCTTGGGACTTGCAGTTCATGCATGCGGCTTGAACTCTGGATCCCCTCTAGACGTCCTACTTACTGACTACTCCACCCAGACAATGGATAATCTGAAATTTAATGTTGACTTGAATGGGtcaaatgtaaaaatcGCACAACTTGAATGGAACGATGACAAGACTTGGCCAaag GTTCCATATCCATGTATTATCGGAAGTGATCTTGTCTATGAATCGGACCTTGTGAAGCCTCTTTGTAATGTAGTTTCTCAACTCTTGTCAAAGCCTGACGGAGAGTTTTTCTATGTATTCAAGTCCACCAGAAATGGTGCGGATTTACTACCAAAGGA ACTTGAAAGCCACGGATTATTGGTAGAAATGCAGCCGGCTCCAAAGGAGTTTATGGTCAATCCTCTCGTTGACAAGGATCAG TACGAATTAGttgagctacttgtgagggaggatgagtgtatggatgaggagtag